AAACCAGCGATGACACCATAATGCCATGTACATAATTTAAGCGTATGCCATAACTCAATCGAGACATGGTTTAACTTCTCGGTAGTTGCAATAGCTTGTACGACAGCAGCAGGATAGAAGAGCAAAATACCTAATAATAATGTTCCTAATACGATAATTGAAACCAGCTGGAATAACAACCATCCGATCACAAAGCGCCATACTAACAACAATAAAAATCGCAACGGGTTGTTTAGCAAATCCGATTCCAGCACATACCAAAGTGGCCTTTTCCCATGCGTATAGCGATCTGATTTCCTCATAATTAGATACCTCACAGGTTTTAATATTATTATCAACTAACTGATTAATGCAGTCAGCAATAATTACCATCAGAAGCATTGTAGTTTTTTATAGCGAAAAAATATTTTTCATACCCCTGCCGGAGTTGGTACCATGCCTGCACAGCTTAAGACATCACATCCTTGTTAATCTAATAATACATTCAGCATGATTTTTTGTAGCACAATATTTATATTGGTTGAGTAAAAGTTTACTTTTTTAAAAAATAATGCTGACGAGAATTAATGCATATAGTAATTATAAGAAAAGGTTCGAATGTGAGCGTACTAAGCAGTGAGTTGTTACTTATAATCAGGAAATATAATATAAACCAAAGTGTTAAATGAGATTTAACTAATAGCGAAACGTTTCGCCACGTCTGAGAATTTTACTATTAATCCCTTAATTTTGCTA
The Salmonella bongori NCTC 12419 DNA segment above includes these coding regions:
- the ugtL gene encoding regulatory protein UgtL, which produces MRKSDRYTHGKRPLWYVLESDLLNNPLRFLLLLVWRFVIGWLLFQLVSIIVLGTLLLGILLFYPAAVVQAIATTEKLNHVSIELWHTLKLCTWHYGVIAGFVFMLGCTLNKGLKQAYQLTRRYGS